Proteins from one Niallia circulans genomic window:
- a CDS encoding ATP-dependent 6-phosphofructokinase: MKKLAVITSGGDAPGMNAALFGVVKAAARHDMEVYGCVNGYIGIIKEEFILLTEAELFKVIDVGGTILGTQRFPEFAEKEIQIKAVDILKKHEIEGLAVIGGDGSYHGARALSQLGFPVAAIPGTIDNDIALTDITLGFHTAVENAVDAIDKIKTSAASHKHIFGIEVMGRQASDIAIWAGLATTADGIIGTNNDWNLEKVLEGIKMSAGKSQIYILAEGAISAEQFKAEIESHSEYKVHPLVLGHIQRGGKPSVTDRIMGIKFGEQSVKTLLEGRTGVCLAVQNNQIVELELDKVLKTSNNEPFLPY, encoded by the coding sequence ATGAAGAAGCTCGCAGTCATTACGAGCGGTGGTGACGCACCGGGAATGAATGCTGCCCTTTTTGGAGTCGTGAAGGCAGCAGCCAGACATGATATGGAGGTTTACGGTTGTGTAAATGGCTATATTGGCATTATTAAAGAAGAATTTATACTGTTAACAGAAGCAGAGCTATTTAAGGTCATTGATGTTGGCGGAACCATTCTCGGCACCCAACGATTTCCCGAATTTGCAGAAAAGGAAATCCAGATAAAAGCAGTAGATATCTTAAAGAAGCATGAAATAGAGGGCTTAGCTGTAATCGGCGGGGACGGCAGTTATCACGGAGCAAGAGCTTTATCGCAATTAGGCTTTCCTGTTGCCGCCATTCCTGGCACGATAGATAATGATATCGCCTTGACTGATATCACACTCGGCTTTCACACAGCCGTAGAAAATGCAGTGGATGCCATTGATAAAATAAAAACATCAGCAGCAAGCCATAAACATATTTTCGGGATAGAAGTGATGGGGCGGCAAGCCTCTGATATTGCGATCTGGGCAGGACTGGCAACAACCGCTGACGGCATTATCGGAACGAACAACGACTGGAATTTAGAGAAAGTGCTAGAGGGAATAAAAATGTCTGCTGGAAAAAGCCAAATATATATATTAGCAGAGGGAGCCATTAGCGCGGAGCAATTTAAAGCCGAAATTGAAAGTCACTCTGAATATAAAGTCCACCCATTAGTACTTGGTCATATTCAACGAGGCGGCAAACCATCTGTTACAGACCGGATTATGGGGATAAAATTTGGAGAGCAAAGTGTAAAAACGCTGCTTGAAGGCAGGACGGGTGTTTGCCTTGCTGTTCAAAACAATCAGATTGTGGAGTTAGAATTGGATAAGGTGCTTAAAACTTCTAATAACGAACCGTTTCTTCCTTATTAA